A genomic region of Caenorhabditis elegans chromosome V contains the following coding sequences:
- the dre-1 gene encoding F-box protein dre-1 (Confirmed by transcript evidence) translates to MSSSSSPFFHPPPQQVMDDTTQQSPSYSQNSNSPSQHTFESMEPAAGGSTSMRYSPSGSSEADNPTLGLFSAQASYPYSLRKRRPCLTKDEDLCFPITAATADETPQPTMKKFKLECLSPGEARDFSIEDESGTNLEAKMETTECEPEEEEAVEEEDQQDHINRLPEELLLKVFSFLPDKSLLACSSVSYRFNQISNSHEVWKELYCNLYDYRIPLFHPSHAKFEFREQSRWRDGNPWKESHRQLHHGVHVMKEPRVNLRSVNYRCFDQIEKAQSFLEEDEYREKLIFLHTGVHEPIDTILINTDVQIIGASDSRDITSSVVLEGSKNTALTFTDGSANAYFGFITVRFRADPVCRQQPQIAQQAQQMNHFYSILVTDKDAMPYIERCDITSKVGNGAAVCVKKSAAPKFKYCTVLDCENVGIYITDNATGHYEHCEIARNTLAGVWVKNHANPYFRKCTIHSGKDVGVFTFEHGQGYFEKCNIHSNRISGIEVKNSANPVVIRCEVHHGYTGGIYVHERGRGQFMENRIYANAYAGIWITSHSDPTIRKNEIFTGQQGGVYIFGEGRGLIEQNNIYGNALAGIQIRSQSDPIVRLNKIHDGLHGGIYVHEKGRGLIEENEVYGNTLAGIWVTTGSSPILRKNRIHSGKQVGVYFYDQGHGLLEENDIFNHLYSGVQIRTGSNPKITRNKIWGGQNGGVLVYNGGKGCLEDNEIFDNAMAGVWIKTDSEPTLRRNKIYDGRDGGVCIFNRGKGLLEDNEIFRNAQAGVLISTESNPTLRRNRVFDGKSAGIEITNGATATLEENQLFRNKYGGLCVATGVTPVQRGNRIYDNHDTISRAIKTGLCLFKVSSNNSFPMHNFYRCTTCNTTERNAICTNCIRTCHRGHSVELVRFDRFFCDCGAGTLERHCHLQNVPRDNDTVYDSATPISTETGTEI, encoded by the exons ATGTCGTCCTCTTCGTCACCATTCTTCCATCCTCCACCTCAACAAGTGATGGATGATACGACACAGCAATCGCCCAGTTACTCACAAAACTCGAATTCTCCATCACAACATACGTTCGAGTCAATGGAACCTGCTGCTGGAGGATCAACGTCGATGAGATATTCACCATCGGGAAGCTCCGAAGCAGACAATCCGACACTCGGATTGTTTTCTGCACAAGCCTCTTATCC ATACTCCCTCCGAAAACGTCGGCCTTGTTTGACAAAGGATGAGGATTTGTGCTTCCCGATTACAGCTGCAACAGCTGATGAGACACCTCAACCCACGATGAAAAAGTTCAAGCTGGAATGTCTTTCACCTGGCGAAGCTCGAGA tttctcgATTGAAGACGAGAGCGGCACAAACCTGGAAGCCAAAATGGAGACAACGGAATGTGAACCAGAAGAAGAGGAGGCGGTGGAAGAAGAAGATCAACAAGATCATATCAATAGACTCCCCGAAGAACTTCTTCTCAAAGTGTTTTCATTTCTTCCTGATAAATCGCTGCTTGCATGTAGTTCAGTCTCATACCGATTCaatcaaatttcgaatagTCATGAAGTGTGGAAGGAGCTGTATTGTAATTTATATGACTATCGAATTCCACTTTTCCACCCATCTCATGCAAAATTCGAGTTCCGGGAACAGAGCCGTTGGCGGGATGGTAATCCATGGAAAGAGTCCCATCGACAGCTTCATCATGGAGTTCATGTGATGAAAGAGCCACGGGTCAATCTTCGATCTGTCAACTATCGTTGTTTCGATCAAATTGAGAAGGCTCAATCGTTCTTGGAGGAGGATGAGTATAGAGAGAAACTTATTTTCTTGCACACTGGTGTTCATGAGCCAATCGACACAATTCTCATCAACACAGATGTGCAGATTATCGGAGCAAGTGACTCACGAGATATCACATCTTCGGTTGTTCTCGAAGGAAGTAAAAATACCGCATTGACATTCACTGATGGAAGTGCAAACGCGTATTTCGGATTCATCACAGTCCGGTTTCGGGCTGATCCAGTGTGCAGGCAGCAGCCACAGATTGCTCAGCAGGCTCAACAAATGAATCATTTCTATTCGATTTTAGTGACTGATAAGGATGCAATGCCATATATTGAAAGATGTGATATCACTTCGAAAGTTGGAAATGGTGCAGCTGTATGTGTGAAGAAAAGTGCGGCTCCTAAA TTCAAATATTGCACAGTTCTTGAttgtgaaaatgttggaaTCTACATTACTGACAACGCCACCGGACACTATGAGCACTGTGAAATTGCTCGAAATACTTTGGCTGGTGTCTGGGTGAAAAATCATGCGAATCCCTACTTCCGAAAGTGTACAATTCATTCTGGAAAGGATGTGGGAGTTTTCACATTTGA ACATGGTCAGGGTTACTTTGAAAAGTGCAATATCCATTCAAATCGGATATCTGGCATCGAGgtgaaaaattcggcaaatccgGTTGTGATTCGATGCGAAGTGCATCATGGTTACACTGGAGGTATCTATGTTCATGAGAGAGGACGTGGCCAGTTTATGGAGAATCGGATATATGCGAACGCGTATGCAGGTATCTGGATCACTTCGCATTCTGATCCGACTATCCGAAAGAATGAGATTTTCACTGGACAACAGGGTGGAGTCTACATCTTTGGTGAAGGACGAGGACTCATCGAGCAGAATAATATTTATGGAAACGCGTTGGCTGGAATTCAGATCCGCTCACAATCCGATCCAATCGTAAGATTGAATAAGATTCACGATGGATTGCACGGAGGAATTTATGTTCACGAGAAAGGAAGAGGATTGATTGAAGAGAATGAAGTTTATGGAAATACGTTGGCAGGAATCTGGGTAACAACTGGTTCAAGTCCAATTCTGCGCAAAAATAGAATTCATTCTGGAAAACAG GTCGGAGTATACTTCTACGATCAAGGTCACGGACTTCTTgaagaaaatgatattttcaatcatttgtATTCCGGAGTGCAAATTCGAACGGGATCAAACCCAAAAATCACAAGGAATAAGATTTGGGGAGGTCAGAATGGAGGTGTACTCGTGTACAATGGAGGAAAGGGATGCTTGGAAG acaaTGAAATCTTCGATAATGCAATGGCGGGTGTCTGGATCAAAACAGACAGTGAGCCAACTCTTCGACGAAACAAGATCTACGACGGAAGAGATGGCGGAGTTTGTATTTTCAATCGTGGTAAAGGTCTTCTCGAGGACAATGAAATCTTCCGAAATGCGCAAGCTGGTGTTCTCATTTCAACCGAATCGAATCCAACTCTACGAAGAAATCGAGTATTTGATGGAAAATCGGCGGGAATCGAGATCACGAATGGAGCGACAGCTACACTAGAAGAAAATCAATTGTTCAGAAATAAATATGGAG gactTTGCGTAGCAACCGGTGTCACTCCAGTGCAACGTGGAAATCGTATCTATGACAACCATGACACAATTTCTAGAGCTATCAAGACTGGCCTGTGTCTCTTCAAAGTGAGCAGCAACAACAGTTTTCCGATGCACAATTTCTATAG ATGTACCACGTGTAACACGACGGAACGTAATGCGATCTGCACCAACTGCATCAGAACATGCCATCGTGGTCATTCTGTAGAACTTGTGAGGTTCGATAG attcttctgCGACTGTGGTGCTGGAACTCTCGAACGGCACTGTCACCTGCAAAATGTGCCACGTGACAACGACACTGTCTATGACTCAGCGACGCCGATCTCCACTGAGACTGGCACCGAAATTTAA
- the dre-1 gene encoding F-box domain-containing protein (Confirmed by transcript evidence), translating into MAEEEEVSSDDVLMESRPSLVSTRAAHLSPKLQRRGSSSARKFAIRNLPPSTQRVTRRSTRRGSSTASTSCVPAFEGPTSSLVGQEMSSSSSPFFHPPPQQVMDDTTQQSPSYSQNSNSPSQHTFESMEPAAGGSTSMRYSPSGSSEADNPTLGLFSAQASYPYSLRKRRPCLTKDEDLCFPITAATADETPQPTMKKFKLECLSPGEARDFSIEDESGTNLEAKMETTECEPEEEEAVEEEDQQDHINRLPEELLLKVFSFLPDKSLLACSSVSYRFNQISNSHEVWKELYCNLYDYRIPLFHPSHAKFEFREQSRWRDGNPWKESHRQLHHGVHVMKEPRVNLRSVNYRCFDQIEKAQSFLEEDEYREKLIFLHTGVHEPIDTILINTDVQIIGASDSRDITSSVVLEGSKNTALTFTDGSANAYFGFITVRFRADPVCRQQPQIAQQAQQMNHFYSILVTDKDAMPYIERCDITSKVGNGAAVCVKKSAAPKFKYCTVLDCENVGIYITDNATGHYEHCEIARNTLAGVWVKNHANPYFRKCTIHSGKDVGVFTFEHGQGYFEKCNIHSNRISGIEVKNSANPVVIRCEVHHGYTGGIYVHERGRGQFMENRIYANAYAGIWITSHSDPTIRKNEIFTGQQGGVYIFGEGRGLIEQNNIYGNALAGIQIRSQSDPIVRLNKIHDGLHGGIYVHEKGRGLIEENEVYGNTLAGIWVTTGSSPILRKNRIHSGKQVGVYFYDQGHGLLEENDIFNHLYSGVQIRTGSNPKITRNKIWGGQNGGVLVYNGGKGCLEDNEIFDNAMAGVWIKTDSEPTLRRNKIYDGRDGGVCIFNRGKGLLEDNEIFRNAQAGVLISTESNPTLRRNRVFDGKSAGIEITNGATATLEENQLFRNKYGGLCVATGVTPVQRGNRIYDNHDTISRAIKTGLCLFKVSSNNSFPMHNFYRCTTCNTTERNAICTNCIRTCHRGHSVELVRFDRFFCDCGAGTLERHCHLQNVPRDNDTVYDSATPISTETGTEI; encoded by the exons ATGGCGGAGGAAGAAGAAGTGTCGAGTGACGATGTGCTTATGGAATCGCGGCCTTCTCTCGTTTCAACGAGAGCCGCGCATCTTTCTCCAAAACTTCAGAGAAGAGGATCCTCATCTGCACGAAAATTCG ctattCGGAATCTGCCACCATCTACTCAGCGTGTGACGCGACGATCAACTCGCAGAGGCAGCAGCACCGCTTCGACGTCGTGCGTGCCTGCTTTCGAAGGACCGACATCGTCTCTGGTTGGCCAGGAGATGTCGTCCTCTTCGTCACCATTCTTCCATCCTCCACCTCAACAAGTGATGGATGATACGACACAGCAATCGCCCAGTTACTCACAAAACTCGAATTCTCCATCACAACATACGTTCGAGTCAATGGAACCTGCTGCTGGAGGATCAACGTCGATGAGATATTCACCATCGGGAAGCTCCGAAGCAGACAATCCGACACTCGGATTGTTTTCTGCACAAGCCTCTTATCC ATACTCCCTCCGAAAACGTCGGCCTTGTTTGACAAAGGATGAGGATTTGTGCTTCCCGATTACAGCTGCAACAGCTGATGAGACACCTCAACCCACGATGAAAAAGTTCAAGCTGGAATGTCTTTCACCTGGCGAAGCTCGAGA tttctcgATTGAAGACGAGAGCGGCACAAACCTGGAAGCCAAAATGGAGACAACGGAATGTGAACCAGAAGAAGAGGAGGCGGTGGAAGAAGAAGATCAACAAGATCATATCAATAGACTCCCCGAAGAACTTCTTCTCAAAGTGTTTTCATTTCTTCCTGATAAATCGCTGCTTGCATGTAGTTCAGTCTCATACCGATTCaatcaaatttcgaatagTCATGAAGTGTGGAAGGAGCTGTATTGTAATTTATATGACTATCGAATTCCACTTTTCCACCCATCTCATGCAAAATTCGAGTTCCGGGAACAGAGCCGTTGGCGGGATGGTAATCCATGGAAAGAGTCCCATCGACAGCTTCATCATGGAGTTCATGTGATGAAAGAGCCACGGGTCAATCTTCGATCTGTCAACTATCGTTGTTTCGATCAAATTGAGAAGGCTCAATCGTTCTTGGAGGAGGATGAGTATAGAGAGAAACTTATTTTCTTGCACACTGGTGTTCATGAGCCAATCGACACAATTCTCATCAACACAGATGTGCAGATTATCGGAGCAAGTGACTCACGAGATATCACATCTTCGGTTGTTCTCGAAGGAAGTAAAAATACCGCATTGACATTCACTGATGGAAGTGCAAACGCGTATTTCGGATTCATCACAGTCCGGTTTCGGGCTGATCCAGTGTGCAGGCAGCAGCCACAGATTGCTCAGCAGGCTCAACAAATGAATCATTTCTATTCGATTTTAGTGACTGATAAGGATGCAATGCCATATATTGAAAGATGTGATATCACTTCGAAAGTTGGAAATGGTGCAGCTGTATGTGTGAAGAAAAGTGCGGCTCCTAAA TTCAAATATTGCACAGTTCTTGAttgtgaaaatgttggaaTCTACATTACTGACAACGCCACCGGACACTATGAGCACTGTGAAATTGCTCGAAATACTTTGGCTGGTGTCTGGGTGAAAAATCATGCGAATCCCTACTTCCGAAAGTGTACAATTCATTCTGGAAAGGATGTGGGAGTTTTCACATTTGA ACATGGTCAGGGTTACTTTGAAAAGTGCAATATCCATTCAAATCGGATATCTGGCATCGAGgtgaaaaattcggcaaatccgGTTGTGATTCGATGCGAAGTGCATCATGGTTACACTGGAGGTATCTATGTTCATGAGAGAGGACGTGGCCAGTTTATGGAGAATCGGATATATGCGAACGCGTATGCAGGTATCTGGATCACTTCGCATTCTGATCCGACTATCCGAAAGAATGAGATTTTCACTGGACAACAGGGTGGAGTCTACATCTTTGGTGAAGGACGAGGACTCATCGAGCAGAATAATATTTATGGAAACGCGTTGGCTGGAATTCAGATCCGCTCACAATCCGATCCAATCGTAAGATTGAATAAGATTCACGATGGATTGCACGGAGGAATTTATGTTCACGAGAAAGGAAGAGGATTGATTGAAGAGAATGAAGTTTATGGAAATACGTTGGCAGGAATCTGGGTAACAACTGGTTCAAGTCCAATTCTGCGCAAAAATAGAATTCATTCTGGAAAACAG GTCGGAGTATACTTCTACGATCAAGGTCACGGACTTCTTgaagaaaatgatattttcaatcatttgtATTCCGGAGTGCAAATTCGAACGGGATCAAACCCAAAAATCACAAGGAATAAGATTTGGGGAGGTCAGAATGGAGGTGTACTCGTGTACAATGGAGGAAAGGGATGCTTGGAAG acaaTGAAATCTTCGATAATGCAATGGCGGGTGTCTGGATCAAAACAGACAGTGAGCCAACTCTTCGACGAAACAAGATCTACGACGGAAGAGATGGCGGAGTTTGTATTTTCAATCGTGGTAAAGGTCTTCTCGAGGACAATGAAATCTTCCGAAATGCGCAAGCTGGTGTTCTCATTTCAACCGAATCGAATCCAACTCTACGAAGAAATCGAGTATTTGATGGAAAATCGGCGGGAATCGAGATCACGAATGGAGCGACAGCTACACTAGAAGAAAATCAATTGTTCAGAAATAAATATGGAG gactTTGCGTAGCAACCGGTGTCACTCCAGTGCAACGTGGAAATCGTATCTATGACAACCATGACACAATTTCTAGAGCTATCAAGACTGGCCTGTGTCTCTTCAAAGTGAGCAGCAACAACAGTTTTCCGATGCACAATTTCTATAG ATGTACCACGTGTAACACGACGGAACGTAATGCGATCTGCACCAACTGCATCAGAACATGCCATCGTGGTCATTCTGTAGAACTTGTGAGGTTCGATAG attcttctgCGACTGTGGTGCTGGAACTCTCGAACGGCACTGTCACCTGCAAAATGTGCCACGTGACAACGACACTGTCTATGACTCAGCGACGCCGATCTCCACTGAGACTGGCACCGAAATTTAA
- the K04A8.20 gene encoding Ovule protein (Partially confirmed by transcript evidence) translates to MNSISYSSHSSILLPFNLFLRSSSVVWLLPHLNTVFSSHVHIFSSQTLKRFALHIHTHTQIFCAMTTETARQFDLQTTGIHEGIKNLGIICMMLLQFQLSSVELLKLFMTETDI, encoded by the coding sequence ATGAATAGTATTTCTTATTCCTCTCATTCATCCATACTTCTCCCCTTCAATTTATTCCTCCGTTCGTCTTCCGTAGTCTGGCTTCTCCCTCATCTTAATACTGTCTTCTCAAGTCATGTCCACATATTTTCCTCGCAAACCCTCAAACGATTTGCACttcacatacacacacacacacaaatctTTTGTGCGATGACTACTGAGACTGCGCGACAATTCGACCTACAAACCACTGGAATCCACGAGGGAATCAAAAATCTTGGAATAATATGTATGATGCTCCTGCAATTTCAGTTGTCATCTGTAGAGctcttaaaattatttatgacTGAAACCGATATTTGA